Genomic window (Streptomyces sp. SLBN-31):
TGGTGGCCCTCCCGCTGAGCTACGAGGAGCTGGCGAGCCGCGTGCAGGCCGTCGCCCAGTGGTCGGTGGGCGTACGGCGTCACCTGGGCGCCGGAGGCGACGTGTTCACCGGCGTCGGCGGGACCGTCGTGACGGTGAGCGGGTCCAAGGGCGGGGTGGGGGCGACCCTCACCGCCATCCAGCTCGCCCTGGCCGCACAGGCCTCGGGGCGTGCCGCGGCCCTCGTGGACATGGACCTGCAGACCGGCGACGTCGCCTCCTACCTGGACGTCCAGTTCCGGCGTTCGGTGGTCGACCTGGCCGCGATCAACGACATCTCCCCGCGGGTCCTGGCGGACGCCGTCTTCCGGCACGACACGGGCCTGTCACTGCTGCTCGCGCCGGGGGAGGGCGAGCGCGGCGAGGAGATGACGGACCGCGCGGCCCGGCAGATCGTCAGCGCCCTCAGGTCCCGCTACGAGGTCGTGGTGGTCGACTGCGGGGCCCAGTTGAGCGGGGCCGGCGCCGCGGCCGTGGAGATGGCCGACCAGGCGCTGCTGGTCACCACGCCGGACGTGGTCGCGGTGCGGGGCGCCAAGCGGACGGTGCGGATGTGGGACCGGCTGCAGATCCGCAAGGCGGAGGAGACGACGGTCGTCGTCAACCGGCACTCGCGGGCCGCCGAGATCCAGCCGCCGCTGATCCAGAAGATCACCGGCACCGCGGTCGCCGCCACCGCGATCCCGGCCAACTTCAAGGAACTGCAGTCCGCGGTGGACGCCGGCCGCATCCACGAACTGGACAACAAGGGCGCGGTCAAGCAGGCCCTTTGGGGTCTCGCCGGGGAGCTGGGCCTGATGAGGGCGATGGAGGGGGCGCACCGCGGCGGGGGTCGGTTCCGCGGGGACCGGGGGTCGGTGAGTTTCCGGCGGCGCAGGGAGCTGGGGCCATGAGGAGGCGGCGCGGCGACCGGGGGCAGGTGACCGTCGAGTTCCTCGGCATGACACCGCTGATCATCCTGACCCTGGTGCTGGTGTGGCAGTTCGTGCTGGTGGGGTACGCCTACTCGCTCGCGGGGAATGCTGCCGACGAGGGCGTACGGGCGGCGACCGCCGCACCTCGGGGGGCGCGGGCCGGTGCCTGCGAACAGGCGGCGCTCGAGCACCTGTCGGGACCGTGGAGGGGAGCGGCCAAGGTGGAGTGCGGCGGCACCGGCTTCGTGACCGCGGACGTGGCGATCGAGGTCCCGGTCCTCTTCCCGGGGTCGGTCTCCTTCCCCTTCACCGTGCACGGACACGCGGGCGCGGTGGAGGAGGTGAAGGAGTGACATGTCGTACCACCGCAGACGTCGTGACGCCGGCCAAGTGGCCATCGAGTACCTGGGGTTCCTTCCCGTCCTGCTTCTCGTCGCGCTCGCCGGGGTGCAGTTGGGGCTGATCGCGTACGCCGCCCAGCAGGCGGGCACGGCGGCCCGGGCGGGGGCACGCGCGGCCTCCCTCCAGCAGGCGGCGGGCGCGGCCTGCGCGCAGGCCGTCAACCTGGACGCCACCTGCGAGTCGGCGGACCTGGGCACGGAGGTGCGGGTCACCTCGCACGTGACCATCCCCGTCCTCTTCCCCGGACTGGGCCGCTACGAAGCCAGCAAGACCGCCGTCATGCCGCTCGACCACTGAGACACCCGGGCACAGCGAGGAGCACCGACCCATGAGCCTGCGGGCACGCATCAACTCCCCCGAGGAGAACGGCCACCGGGGCGAGGACGCGCACCTGGTCGCCTCCTACCGGGCCAAGCTCCTGGAGGAGATCGACCTCGCGGAGATGTCCTCGCTGGCCGCGGCCGAGCGCCGGGCCCGCCTGGAACGCGTCCTCGGGCACATCATCAGCCGCGAGGGCCCGGTGCTGTCGACGGTCGAACGCTCCCAGCTGATACGCCGGGTGGTCGACGAGGCACTCGGCCTCGGCATCCTCGAACCCCTCCTCGAAGACGCGTCGATCACCGAGATCATGGTCAACGGCCCCGACGCGATCTTCGTCGAACGCGGCGGCCGCGTCGAGCAGCTGCCACTCCGGTTCGCCTCCCACGACCAGCTGATGCAGACGATCGAGCGGATCGTGTCGACGGTCAACCGGCGCGTGGACGAGTCCAACCCGATGGTCGACGCCCGGCTGCCGTCCGGCGAGCGCGTCAACGTCATCATCCCGCCGCTGTCGCTCACCGGCGCCACGCTCACCATCCGCCGCTTCCCGCGCTCCTTCACCCTCCAGGAGATGGTGGGCTTCGGCTCCCTCGACGAGCACATCCTGTTCCTGCTCGCGGGCCTGGTCCGGGCCAAGTTCAACGTCATCGTCTCCGGCGCCACCGGCACCGGAAAGACGACCCTGCTCAACGCCCTCTCCGGCCTGATTCCGGAGGGCGAGCGCATCATCACCATCGAGGACTCCGCCGAACTCCAGCTCCAGCAGTCGCACGTGATCCGCCTGGAGTCCCGCCCGCCGAACGTCGAGGGCAAGGGCCAGATCACCATCCGCGACCTGGTCCGCAACTCCCTGCGCATGCGCCCCGACCGCATCGTCGTCGGCGAGGTCCGCGGCGGCGAGTCCCTCGACATGCTCCAGGCCATGTCGACCGGTCACGACGGCTCCCTCGCCACCGTCCACGCCAACAGCGCCGAGGACGCCCTGATGCGTCTGCAGACCCTGGCGTCCATGTCCGACGTCGAGGTCCCCTTCGTCGCCCTGCACGACCAGATCAACAGCGCCGTCGACGTCATCATCCAGCTCACCCGCTTCGCCGACGGCGCCCGCCGCGTCACCGAGGTCGCCCTGCTCGACAGCCACGGCGGGGAGCCCTACCGGCTGGCCACCGTGGCCCGCTTCAACGCCCAGCCCATGGCCCCCGACGGCCGGATATACGGCGCCTTCGAGCACTACCCCCTCACCCGCCGCAGCGCGGACCGCCTCTACATGGCGAACCAGGCCGTCCCCCAGGCCTTCGGCGTCGCCCAGACCGCAGACCAGCTAGCCACCCGAGAAGCCAGGTAGGTGCCGCCCCCCATGGATCTGCAAGACCTCGTCGCCCTCACCACCGGCATCACGCTGCTGACCTGCGTCCTGGCCGTCATGGGCCTGCACGCGTACGCCACGGGACGCGCCGAGCGCGCCGCGCTCGTCGAACGGCTCTCGCACACCGGCCAGATACCGGTCACCGGCCGCGCCCGCCGCTTCCGCACCCTCGACCGCCGGCTGCGGCGCACCGGGCTCGGCCGGAAACTGGAGCTGAAGCTCGCCGCGACCGGCCTCGACATCACCCCGGGCGAGTTCTTCGTCTACATGCTCGCCGCGGTCGCCGCGCTGTGGCTCATCGGCCAGGCCTCCCTCGCCCCCTTCTTCGGCCCGCTCGCCGGCCTGCTCGGCGTCTGGGCGGCCTGGCAGTTCCTCAACTGGCAACGGCAGAAACGCATCGAGAAGTTCATCAACCAACTCCCCGAACTGGCACGCATCCTGGCGAACGCCACGCAGGCGGGGCTCGCGCTGCGCACGGCGATCAGCATGGCGGCCGAGGAGCTGGAGGCACCGGCCGGCGAGGAGCTGGAGAAGGTCGCCAACCAGCTGGCGATCGGCCAGTCCCTCGACGAGGCGCTGGGGGACCTCGCCGACCGGCTGCCCTCCCGCGAACTGGTCGTCCTCGTCACGACCCTGGTGCTGTCCAACCGGGCGGGCGGACAGGTCGTCGGAGCGCTGCGCAACCTCACCGAGACGCTGGAGGAGCGCAAGGAGACCCGGCGCGAGATCCGCACCCAGCTCTCCCAGGTCAATATGACGGCGTACGCCGTACCCGTGATGGGCATCGGCTCCCTGTTCCTCATGAACGGGGTCAAGGACGGCGCCCTGGACCGCATGACCGGCTCGCCCGTCGGCCAGGCGTGCGTGATCATCGCCTTCGCCATGTACGCCGTCGGGTTCGTGCTCATCCGGCGCATGTCGCGGATCGACGTCTGAGACAAGGGGGGTATGTGACATGGCACTGCTGCTCGCGCTCGTGATGGGCCTCGGCGTCTGGGGCGTCTTCGCCGGCATCCGCATGTACCGGGCGGAGGCGAAACTCCCCGGCGACCTGCTCCTCGCCCTGGAGGTCGGCGCCACCCGCACCGGCGCGGTCGACTCCCTCATCGACCGCCTCGGCATGCGCTACGCCCCCGCGGTCCTGCGCTTGATGGGCCCCGGGCTGGTCGCCAAGTACCGCCGCAAGATCGACCTCGCGGGCAACCCCGGCGGCCTGACCATCGACCGGTACGCGGCCCGGCGCGCGGTGTACGGCTTCCTCGGCGCCGTCGGCTTCCTGGTGTTCCTGCTGCGTGGCCAGTACCTCGTCGCGCTGCTGCTGCTCGCGTTCGGCGCGTTCTGGACCGAGGTCGGCATCTGGGTGGCGATCCGCCACCGCAAGGACGTCATCGAGCGCACCCTCCCGGACTTCCTGGACGTGCTGGCCGTCGTGGTGAGCGCGGGCCTCGGCTTCCGGCAGGCCCTGGACCGGGTGGCCATCCGCTACGAGGGCCCCTGGGCCGACGAACTGCGCATCACCCTGCGCCAGATGGACCTCGGCATGAGCCGCCGCCAGGCCTTCGCGGAACTGCGGCGCAGGAACGACTCCGAGCAGGTCGCCATGTTCGTGACGGCGTTGCAGCAGGGCGAGGAACTGGGCGCCCCGATCGTGGAGACCCTCGTCTCGCTGGCCAAGCACATGCGCCGCACGGACGCCCAGAACGCCCGCCGCAAGGCAGCGCGGGCCGTCCCGCGGGCCACGCTGATGATCACCACCTTCATGGTCCCGGCGACACTGCTCCTGCTCGGCGCGGGACTGCTGCTCGGCTCCGGCACCGACTTCGGCACGCTCACGGGCAAGTAGGCAGGGGAGGGCGATGAGCATGGCGACGACGAAGGAACGCGGCGGGCCGCTGACATGGCGCCGCCCGAGAACAGCGCGGATCACCACGCCGCCGACGGACGCGGTTCTGACGGACCACGCGCGTACCGGAGCGCCCGACGTCCCGGTGACCCCGGAACCCCCCGCTCTCCCCATCCAGGTCAACGCCCTGCAGGCCATGTGCCGTCAGGTCTTCGCCTTCCGCCTGGCGATGATCGCCCTGGCCGCCCCGGCGGCCCTCGTCAACGCCGCCCCCGGCATGCCCGTCCGCCTGGTCGGCGCCGCCGTCGTGGTCACCTTCATGGGCTCCTACGTCCTCTACCGGGACTGGGAGCGCTTCGGCCCCCTGCTCCTGCGCCACCCCACCCTGCTGGCGGTCGACACCCTCCTCGGCTCCCTGCTGCTGATCTCGGCGGGCCCGGACACCACACTCGCGTACGTCAGCGTCTGCACCCCGCTGCTGGCGGGGATCGTCTACAGCTGGCGGGGAGCGGCGTGCTTCGCGTCCCTGCAGTCCCTCATCCTCCTGCTGGTCTACGCGACCCGGCACGACCTGCACGCCGCCCTCGCCGAGTCCCTGCTCCTGCCCGGCCTGTGCGTCATCGCCGGCGCGGTCGGCTCGTCGCTGCGGGGCCTGATGCTCCGCTTCGGGACGGCCACCCAGGCCCTGACCAAGGTCCAGGCCCGTCTCGCCGTCACCGAGGCGGTCAGCGCCGAACGCGCCCGCCTGGCACGGGAGATGCACGACTCGGTGGCCAAGACCCTGCACGGCGTGGCCCTCGCCGCGGACGGCCTCGCGGCCTCGGCGGGCCGGGACGGCACCGATCCGGCCCGGCTGAGGCAACAGGCGGAACTGGTCGCCCGCTCCGCACGCCGCGCCGCCGCCGAGACCCGCGAACTCCTCACCGACCTGCGGCGGGTGAACGACCCCGACCACGGCACCGACGTATTGGCCGAACTCGCCTCCCGTACCCGGGACTTCGCCGCCCGCACCGGCCTGTCCGCCGCCTGCCGCCCGACCGGCGACGACACCGTGCCCCCGGTCCCGCCCGCCGTCGCCCGCCAACTCCTCACCATCGCCGACGAGGCCATGGAGAACGCCCACCGCCACGCGGCCCCGTCCCGGATCGACGTGAGCGGCGGCGTGCACGAGGGCCTGCTGTGCATCAGCGTGTACGACGACGGCGGCGGCCTGCCTCCCGGCACCACACTCGAACAGCTGCGCCGCGCGGGCCACTTCGGCCTGGTCGGCATGGCGGAGCGAGCGGCGTCGGTGGGCGCCCGGATCAGTGTCGGCCGGGGAGACCACGCGCAGGGCACCGAGGTCCGCCTGGAGCTGCCGCTCACGGCCCTGACCGCACAGACCGCATGAGCGTCACACCGTTCCCCCACGCCGACGAGAGGAGGCCGTCGATGCCGGACCTTCCCGACCTGCCCGCGGCCCAGCCGCCCCCGCCCCTGAGGGTGGTGGTCGCCGACGACAACCTGGTCGTCCGCGCGGGCCTGACCGCCCTGCTCTCCGGGCGCGAGGACATCACGGTCGCCGCCGAGGCGGCCGACGGCCGCGAGGCCTACGAGGCGGCCCGCCGCCACCGCCCCGACGTCGTCCTCCTGGACGTCCGCATGCCCGGCATGGACGGCCTGTCCGTGCTGCCCTACCTGGTGCCGATCGCACCGGTGCTGATGCTCACGTACAGCAGTGAGTCGGAGATCGTCCAGGAGGCCCTGCGCCGTGGGGCGGCCGGCTACCTGGTCCACGGCGAGTTCACGGCCGACCGGTTGGTCGCGGCGATACGGGACGTCAGGGAGGGACGAGCGCACTTCACGGCGACGGCGGCCGACGTACTGCGAAGTGCGATTGCACATTCCCCTTCCCCTGCAACTGTCAAGTCTCCACTAGTTTCTTCACAAGCACTTTCGCAAGTGCAACCAGATGTGGGACAGTCGGGGTCACGGTCCCGGCTGAGTACGAGGGAGGCGGAGATCATGGACCTCATCGCGTCCGGTATGAACAACCAGCAGATCGCCGCCACTTGTTTCATCAGCGAGAAGACCGTCAAGAACCACATCAACCGCATCTTCGCCAAACTCCACAGCACCAACCGCTCCGAGGCCACGGCCACGTGGCTCGGCACGCGAGAGACGGGGTGAGGCGCCATGCGGGATCACGGGCGGGTTTGGGCCCGGGATTGGGTCCTGGGACCCTCGGGACGGCGAGGGACGGCATCGTACGGTTCCGGGATCGGAAGCGAACCCGGAGGGGAGCACCATGAGCAGCTGGATCAACACCACCGTCGCGTACCTGCAGGCTCGCACCGCCCGCAACGACAAGGGCCAGACGGCCGTGGAGTACCTGGGCATCATCGCGGTGGTCGTGGCGATCGTGCTGGCGATCACGGGTACGGACATCGGCAACGCGATTTACACGGCGATCGTGGACAAGATCACCGAGGTTACCGGCGGTTGATGTGGCTCCGTAGGTACGGCGGCGCGACCGATACCGGGCAGGCCTTCCCCATCTACATCACGGTGGTGGCGGGTCTGCTCCTTCTTGCGTTCGCCTACGTTGCGGTCGGCCAGGCCGCGGTGAATCGGAACGGTGCCCAAACGGCGGCCGATGCGGCAGCGCTCGCGGCGGCCCAGCACACGAGGGACGAACTCGCGGGCCAGTGGGTGACGGACGTACTCGATCCGACCAAGTGGCAGGACCTCTTCGACGGCAACCTGCCGGACGAACAGGCATGTGCGCGCGCCGCGCAACTCGCCGAGCAGAACGACGCGGTATTGAGCGGTGCGATGTGTCAGCGACCGGAACTCCTCACCTACACCGTCGAGGTCAGGACCAACAAGCCCGTCGGGGACTCCATCGTCCCCGGTGTTGCGGACAAGCGCTCCAGGGCATCCGCGACCGCCGTCATCGACCCGCTGTGCTCGTTCGTTCCTCCGGCCGCTGACGCCGGAGGCGACACGCTGCCGCAGCTCACCTGCAAGGACAAGGACTGGAAGCTGGATCCGAAGGACCTCACCGATCTGCCGGAGCCCAAGGACCTGTTCGACGTCCACCTGGCCGAGTGACAAGCGAACGACGAGACAAGGGAAACGCAGTCATGAGCATTCGGTTCACCACGAAGGCCCGCAGGGGGATGGTCGCGTTGACCGTCGCGGCCGGACTGGCCCTCGGTGTGGCCGGCTGCGGCAGTGGTGGCGACGACAACAAGCCCGAAGCGTCGGCGTCCGCCTCCAGGACCGGTGGATCCGGCCCGAGTGCTCAGCAGGGCGAGTCCGAGCAGCCGTTGGCGGAGCTGAAGGGCTCGGACGGACTGCTCCTCCAGATCACCTCCGCTCAGCGCGACTCCGGTGGCTTCGTCACGGTGAGCGGCAACCTGAAGAACGACGGCGCCCAGCGCGTCACGGTGCCCGCCGCCGTCAGAGGCAACGAGACGGAGATCATCCGCAACGGCATGTCGCTCGGCGGGGCCACCCTGGTCGACAGCAAGGGGAAGAAGCGGTACTACGTGCTGCGTGACACAGACGGCCGCCCCCTGACGACGACGGGTTTCGCCTCGCTCAAGGCCGGCGAATCCCTCGCCGTCTTCATGCAGTTCCCCGCCCCACCCGCCGGCACCACCGAGGTGACCTTCCAGCTGCCGACCTTCTCCAGCGCCCCGATCGAGATCTCCGGGTGAGGCCCCAAGTGACCACCCCCCGCCTCCCCCTGCTCCTGACGGCCGCCACTCTCATGGTCGCGACCAACCTCGTCGGAGCCGTGACGGCGCATGCCGACGGGAGTCCCAGCGTGCCGCCGGGCACCGAGCCCTCCGCCTCCGCGCCGGTCGAGGTCGACCCGAACGACCCCGATCTCAAGCTCCCCGAGGGTGCCACCCTCGCCGCCGCCAAGGTTCTGGACATCAAGTCGGTCGTGGAGGACGAGAACGGCGACGAACGCCGCTCGGACACCAACACGTCCGTGACGTTCGCGCTGCAGGCGGAGGTCCTGTTCAGCAAGGACAGCGCCAAGCTGAACGGCGAGGCCAAGTCCCGTATCGCGACGATCGCCGACGAGATCAGGAAGCAGAACGCGACGCACGTCCGCGTCTTCGGCTTCACCGACGACCTCGGCAGCTACGCCCACGGCCTCGTCCTGTCGAGACAGCGCGCGAACGCCGTGCAGGACGTCCTCGCCCAGGAACTCAACGACCCCGGCATCACCTTCGAGGTCCGCGGTTACTCCGAGGACTACCCGATCGCCTCGAACACCACCGAGGAGGGACGGCGCAAGAACCGCCGCGTGGAGGTGTCGTTCCCACGCAGCGAGAGCTGAGGGGCGTCGCGCGTTGAACCGCTCGGCCGGCCACCACGTACCAGTCGGAGACGGTCCGTGGCAGGCCTGTGCACCCAGAGAAGGGTCCGAGCGATTTCAGTTGATGCGAGTCCGCCGGTCGGCAGCCCTGTCGTACCGACGGAAAGGACGAGCGAGGCACCCACCCCCCGGCAGGTGCGGGGCCTGGACGGCCTGCGCGGCCTGGCGGCGCTGTACGTCGTCCTGTTCCACTGCTGGCTGTACACCTTCCCGGGCTACCCCGACAGTTCCGCGCCCGCCTGGCTGGACGGACTGATGTTCGGGCGGGTCGCCGTCGTCTTCTTCCTGGTGCTGTCAGGTTTCTCCCTGGCCATCTCCCCGGCGCGGCACGGCTGGCGCTCGGGCGGCGCCGCCGAGTTCCTGCGCCGGCGCGCCTGGCGCATCCTGCCTCCGTACTGGGCGGCGCTGGTCCTGAGCCTGGCCATCTCCTGGTTCGTGGTGCCGGCCTCGCACTTCGGGCCGCCCACCGCCGCGACGGTCCTGGTCTACGGGCTCGTCGCACAGGACGTGATCACCGCCCCGACACCGAACGGCGCCTTCTGGTCGATCGGGGTGGAGGCCGAGCTGTATCTCCTCTTCCTTCTCTTCCTGTACGTCCGGCGGCGCACGAACGCGACGGTCCTGGTGGCCTGCGTGGCGCTCCCGGTGATCGTCGGCGGCCTGACGGCACCCGGCGCGTCCCCCGTCGAGGGCGACAACTGGCTCGCTCCCCATCTCGCCCCCGTGTTCGTCGCCGGCATGGCCGGTGCGGGAGTCGTCGCCGCCTCCGAAAGGGTGCGGCGCCTGCCGTGGGCCTGGTTCGCCGCCCTGGCCGCCCTGCCCGTCCTGGTACTGGGCGTCGTACAGGGTTCCGTGTGGACGGTGAACCACTACTTCTGGGTGGACCTGGCCATCGCCCCCGCCATGACGATGCTGCTCGCGGCGGTGGCCACCGGCAGGCCCGCCGTCCTGGTGCGGCTGCTGACCACGCGGCCCGTCGAGGGCCTGGGCGGCTTCTCCTACAGCCTCTACCTCATCCATCTGCCGATCGTCCTGGCGGTGATCCGCCGGGTGGCCCCGCACTTCGTGGCGCCCGGCCTGCCCACGTTCCTCTTCACGCTCGCCGTCGCGCTGCCCGTGTCGGTTGCCGGGGCGTGGCTGTTCTCGAAGGTCTTCGAGATCCCGTTCAAGCGGTACAGGTCGTGGAAGTCCCTGACGGCGGCGCTCGGCGCACGTCCCCGGGGCTAGGCCCGCACTTCGACCCGCTCCCCGACCCGCACTCCCCACTTCTCCATCGCTCCGGCCTCGGCCTCCAGGACATGCCGTGAGCGGAGCCGGGGCAGCCCGAGCCTGCCGGGCCGCATGGTGCGCACGGCGACGACCCTGAGGCCGCGGTCGAGGTAGGCGACGTCGATCGGGAAGCCCATACGGAAGGTGTGCACGCTGTTGGCGGGGGAGAGCAGGATCGCGCCGTCGACGCCGTCCCGGCCCAGCAACCCCCTGGTGCGCGACCGGTAGGAGGCGGCGATCTCCAGGGGCACGGACACGGCTGCCGCCCCGTCCTCCGGACGCACCACGAGTTCGCCCCGCCCGTCACGCCATCGCCGCGCCATACTCAGGACCTCCCGGCGGTGCCGCCCACCGCGCGAACCGAAGGTATCCGCCCCGCGCACGGGAAAGAAGGGGACCATGGGAAAGATCGTCCTGATGATGTCCGTCTCCCTCGACGGTTACATGGAGGGCCCGGACCACGACATCAGCTGGAGCCGGGTCGACGAGGAACTCGCCCAGCACTTCAACGACACGGTCAGGGGCCTGGGCGCCCTGATCGAGGGCCGCCGGGTCTACGAGCTCATGGCCGCCTACTGGCCCACCGCCGACTCCGACCCGGACGCCTCCCCGACCACCGTCGAGTTCGCCGGGATCTGGCGGGACATCCCCAAGGTCGTGTACTCGCGGACCCTGGAGAAGGCCGACTGGAACGCCACCCTGCGCCGGGAGGTCGTGCCCGAGGAGGTCCGGGCGCTCAAGGAACGCACGCAGGGCGACCTGTGGGTCGGCGGGGCCGAACTCGGCGCCGAGTTCCTGCGCCTCGGGCTCGTCGACGAGTACCGGGTGTACGTCCATCCCGCCCTCGTCGGCCGGGGCAGGCGGCTCTTCCCGGAGGGCGACATCGCCGCCTCGCTCAGGCTCGTCGAGAGCCATGTCTTCGGCAACGGCGTCGTACTGCTGCGGTACGCGCCGGACGGCGACAACGGCGAGGAGTAAAGCAGTTGTCCGGTTCCTGCCCGCCGGGTAGGAAGAGGGGCATGACTGCACTCGGCGCCGTGTTCCGACCCCAACTCCCGCCCGAGCGACTGCGTGCCGTCGCCGAACTCGCCGACGACAGCGGGCTCGAGGAACTGTGGCTGTGGGAGGACTGCTTCAGGGAGGGCGGCATCTCCACGGCCGCCGCCGCCCTCGCCTGGACCGAGCGGCTGAAGGTCGGGGTCGGTCTCCTGCCGGTGCCGCTGCGCAACGTCGCCGTCACCGCCATGGAGACCGCGGCGCTGCACCGCATGTTCCCCGGCCGTCCGATCGTCGCCGTCGGACACGGAGTGCAGGACTGGATGGGGCAGGTCGGGGCGCGGGCCGAGTCGCCGGTCACCCTGCTGCGGGAGCACCTCCTCGCCCTGCGCGCCCTGCTCCGCGGGGAACGGCTGACCACGAACGGACGCTACGTCCGTCTCGACGACGTCGCCCTCGACTGGCCGCCCGCCACCCCCGCCCCCGTCCTGGCCGGCGCCACCGGTCCGCGCTCACTGCGGCTGGCCGGGGAGGCCGCCGACGGCACCGTCCTGACAGCGTCGACCAACGCCGACGGCGTACGTGCGGCCCGCCGGCTCGTCGACGAGGGCCGGGAGTCGGCCGGACGCACCGCCGAACCCCACGAGACCGTCGTCTACCTCCTCACCGCCACCGGCCCCGACGCCGCCTCCCGGCTGCGCGCCGAGCTCACCGCCGAGGGCCTGGAGTCCGTCCCCGACATCGGCGTCGCCGGGGACGCCGACACCGTCGCGAAGGCCGTCCGGCGGCTCGCCGAGGCCGGCGCCGACCGGGTGATCCTCCAGCCGACGGGCGACGAGCCCGACCCGGAGGGGTTCGTGCGGTTCGCGGCACAGGAGGTCGCACTCCTCGTCCGCTGAAGCCGGCGACAGCGGCCCCGGCAGCCGCGGGGCACGGAAATTCGCGAGCGCCCGTCGCCGCACCCCTGTCAGGATCACCTCATGGCCCCCCACGACACCCCCCGTTCCTTCGAAGCCCTCGTCGCCGAGGGTGCCGCCGTCCCCACCGACGGCTGGGACTTCTCCTGGTTCGACGGAAGGGCCACGGAGGAACGGCCCTCGTGGGGATACGCCGCCTCGCTGGCCGGCCGCCTCGCCCGCGCCACCGCCGCGCTGGACATCCAGACCGGGGGAGGAGAGGTACTCGACTTCGCCCTGGGCCGGGCCGGCACGAGCGCGCCGGTGCTCAGCGCCGCCACCGAGGGCTGGCCGCCGAACGTCGCCAAGGCCACCGAACTGCTCCGGCCTCGCGGCACCGTGGTCGTCGCCGCGCACGAGGACGCGCCGCTCCCCTTCGCGGACGGCGCCTTCGACCTGGTCAGCAGCCGGCACCCGGTGACCCCGCACTGGACGGAGATCGCCCGCGTCCTGCGGCCCGGCGGCACGTACTTCGCCCAGCACGTCGGCCCTCGCAGCGTCTTCGAACTCGTCGAGTACTTCCTCGGTCCGCTCCCGGCGGAGCAGAGCTCCGGCCG
Coding sequences:
- a CDS encoding dihydrofolate reductase family protein — protein: MGKIVLMMSVSLDGYMEGPDHDISWSRVDEELAQHFNDTVRGLGALIEGRRVYELMAAYWPTADSDPDASPTTVEFAGIWRDIPKVVYSRTLEKADWNATLRREVVPEEVRALKERTQGDLWVGGAELGAEFLRLGLVDEYRVYVHPALVGRGRRLFPEGDIAASLRLVESHVFGNGVVLLRYAPDGDNGEE
- a CDS encoding methyltransferase domain-containing protein, with the translated sequence MAPHDTPRSFEALVAEGAAVPTDGWDFSWFDGRATEERPSWGYAASLAGRLARATAALDIQTGGGEVLDFALGRAGTSAPVLSAATEGWPPNVAKATELLRPRGTVVVAAHEDAPLPFADGAFDLVSSRHPVTPHWTEIARVLRPGGTYFAQHVGPRSVFELVEYFLGPLPAEQSSGRDPDCERADAEAAGLEVVDLRAERLRIEFHDIAAVVHFLRKVVWMVPGFTVEAYEDRLRSLHEEIESKGPFVAHSTRHLFDIRKPHA
- a CDS encoding acyltransferase, whose product is MRGLDGLRGLAALYVVLFHCWLYTFPGYPDSSAPAWLDGLMFGRVAVVFFLVLSGFSLAISPARHGWRSGGAAEFLRRRAWRILPPYWAALVLSLAISWFVVPASHFGPPTAATVLVYGLVAQDVITAPTPNGAFWSIGVEAELYLLFLLFLYVRRRTNATVLVACVALPVIVGGLTAPGASPVEGDNWLAPHLAPVFVAGMAGAGVVAASERVRRLPWAWFAALAALPVLVLGVVQGSVWTVNHYFWVDLAIAPAMTMLLAAVATGRPAVLVRLLTTRPVEGLGGFSYSLYLIHLPIVLAVIRRVAPHFVAPGLPTFLFTLAVALPVSVAGAWLFSKVFEIPFKRYRSWKSLTAALGARPRG
- a CDS encoding DUF192 domain-containing protein, with the protein product MARRWRDGRGELVVRPEDGAAAVSVPLEIAASYRSRTRGLLGRDGVDGAILLSPANSVHTFRMGFPIDVAYLDRGLRVVAVRTMRPGRLGLPRLRSRHVLEAEAGAMEKWGVRVGERVEVRA
- a CDS encoding OmpA family protein, producing the protein MVATNLVGAVTAHADGSPSVPPGTEPSASAPVEVDPNDPDLKLPEGATLAAAKVLDIKSVVEDENGDERRSDTNTSVTFALQAEVLFSKDSAKLNGEAKSRIATIADEIRKQNATHVRVFGFTDDLGSYAHGLVLSRQRANAVQDVLAQELNDPGITFEVRGYSEDYPIASNTTEEGRRKNRRVEVSFPRSES
- a CDS encoding pilus assembly protein TadG-related protein, producing the protein MWLRRYGGATDTGQAFPIYITVVAGLLLLAFAYVAVGQAAVNRNGAQTAADAAALAAAQHTRDELAGQWVTDVLDPTKWQDLFDGNLPDEQACARAAQLAEQNDAVLSGAMCQRPELLTYTVEVRTNKPVGDSIVPGVADKRSRASATAVIDPLCSFVPPAADAGGDTLPQLTCKDKDWKLDPKDLTDLPEPKDLFDVHLAE
- a CDS encoding LLM class flavin-dependent oxidoreductase translates to MTALGAVFRPQLPPERLRAVAELADDSGLEELWLWEDCFREGGISTAAAALAWTERLKVGVGLLPVPLRNVAVTAMETAALHRMFPGRPIVAVGHGVQDWMGQVGARAESPVTLLREHLLALRALLRGERLTTNGRYVRLDDVALDWPPATPAPVLAGATGPRSLRLAGEAADGTVLTASTNADGVRAARRLVDEGRESAGRTAEPHETVVYLLTATGPDAASRLRAELTAEGLESVPDIGVAGDADTVAKAVRRLAEAGADRVILQPTGDEPDPEGFVRFAAQEVALLVR